The Acropora palmata chromosome 10, jaAcrPala1.3, whole genome shotgun sequence genome contains a region encoding:
- the LOC141893634 gene encoding uncharacterized protein LOC141893634, which produces MSDVEPGKAKAAGIVGIIIGVTGLVNFICGCIYTSFGPKDASGLWSGIGQIIIGILGIVTWLKLNKMTFVFFLVFNILWLIILIIQVVVALIAWLIWYVIRKVVETNCSESPQGCVCNADKSLPIGVDKCSDIKTIESCVIAIVITSSLAVILTFAGSIIGCMGVCCAKPQTNVVVVQQPGIVMTTTTTTTPAAVEAPPEYPVKY; this is translated from the exons atgtcgGATGTAGAACCGGGAAAGGCAAAGGCCGCTGGAATTGTTGGCATCATTATTGGAGTGACAGGTTTGGTGAACTTCATCTGTGGCTGCATCTACACCAGTTTTGGTCCAAAGGATGCCTCTGGTTTATGGTCTGGTATTGGG CAAATTATCATTGGCATCCTGGGCATTGTGACATGGCTGAAGCTCAACAAGATGACG tttgtatttttcttgGTGTTCAACATCCTCTGGTTGATTATACTCATCATCCAAGTTGTCGTTGCCCTCATTGCCTGGTTGATCTGGTACGTTATACGCAAAGTGGTGGAAACAAACTGTTCTGAAAGTCCACAAGGGTGCGTTTGCAACGCAGATAAGAGTCTGCCGATTGGAG TGGACAAATGCAGCGACATCAAGACCATCGAGTCGTGTGTTATCGCCATTGTGATCACCAGCTCTCTCGCAGTTATTTTAACATTTGCTGGCTCCATTATCGGGTGCATGGGAGTCTGCTGTGCCAAGCCACAG ACCAACGTGGTGGTAGTACAGCAACCAGGTATTGTGATGACTACCACAACCACTACTACCCCAGCTGCTGTAGAGGCGCCCCCAGAGTACCCTGTTAAGTATTAG
- the LOC141893624 gene encoding LIM domain kinase 1-like: MQEKEEIGVDCVSCGDALMRQDKQPMQALCGKWHPSCFKCSECKQTLSSVYFARGNVLYCKKDYSMKFRSTCHACERFITGPVMVVADLKFHTECFSCGRCQRFLGEEDNYVLLERHRLVCFLCFKKELEQSWWSPLLHAVYHFNLTAHESTEKHKIEIELVKSVGRIPSQSGCVQKEPNQTIIVIKGCAWEKMPAVMNAGDVVLEVNRVVVSPDNIDRVAALLTTQPEEIAQITIEHNGGGFPGKSNSRRKNSVDSENEPDSLSDGDKNFRTRSVSLFSRRHIAMLTPSLSTEVCPHNGEVTFDINGKKITKPAARSNSLPRSNSCIDTLRARSTIHRAQSFKQETFSNRVFRPCDLLMGDVIGKGFFGQVRKVTHRETGEVMVLKEMLNCNENTSSGFLNEVALLKSLNHPNVLRFIGILYKDKVLNLIIEYISGGNLRQALKDKGKELSWLQRVKFAKDIAAGMAYLHSMNVMHRDLNSKNCLVATDVETGEMSVVVADFGLARVLRDRPASPKNYVTSTNWSPSNTSRPLLIPGHKPPPPKKRYTVVGSPYWMAPEMLNGLTYNEQVDVFSFGITTCEIIGRVKADPDYMPRTQDFGLDEKKFKEEFCENCPELFYRIAFLCCHLDPDKRPEFCDLEKWLESLALHLEVGLPLPSGMVFTLFPSNLMRKISESSE, translated from the exons ATGCAAGAAAAGGAAGAGATAG GTGTTGACTGCGTTTCTTGCGGAGATGCGTTGATGAGACAAGACAAGCAGCCGATGCAAGCCTTGTGTGGAAAATGGCATCCTTCTTGTTTCAA GTGTTCAGAATGTAAACAAACTTTATCATCTGTTTACTTTGCTCGTGGGAATGTGCTTTACTGCAAAAAGGACTACTCCATGAAATTTCGATCCACTTGTCACGCTTGTGAACGTTTCATTACTGGTCCAGTAATG GTTGTAGCTGATCTTAAATTTCACACGGAGTGTTTTTCATGTGGGCGCTGTCAACGCTTTCTTGGGGAGGAAGATAACTATGTTCTTCTAGAGAGACACAGACTCGTGTG TTTCCTATGCTTTAAAAAGGAGTTGGAACAGTCTTGGTGGAGTCCGTTGCTGCATGCAGTCTATCACTTCAATCTGACTGCTCATGAAAGTACAGAGAAGCACAAGATTGAAATAGAACTTGTAAAGAGTGTTGGAAGAATACCTTCACAATCTGGCTGTGTTCAGAAAGAACCAAATCAAACCATAATTGTTATAAAGGG TTGCGCCTGGGAAAAGATGCCAGCAGTCATGAATGCTGGTGATGTTGTGCTTGAGGTCAACCGAGTTGTTGTTTCTCCTGATAATATTGACAGA GTTGCTGCTTTATTAACAACTCAGCCAGAAGAGATTGCACAGATCACCATAGAACACAATGGAGGTGGATTTCCAGGAAAATCAAATTCAAGAAGAAAGAACAGTGTTGATTCTGAAAATGAGCCGGATTCACTCAGTGATGGGGATAAGAACTTCCGTACCAGATCAGTTTCCTTATTCTCACGGCGGCACATAGCAATGCTCACTCCATCACTGTCAACTGAAGTTTGCCCTCACAATGGAGAGGTAACATTTGATATCAATGGAAAGAAGATCACCAAACCAGCTGCACGATCAAATTCACTTCCTCGCAG TAACTCTTGCATAGATACACTGAGAGCACGATCAACAATTCACAGAGCTCAGTCATTCAAACAGGAAACCTTTTCAAATAG AGTTTTTAGACCCTGTGATCTGCTCATGGGAGATGTTATTGGAAAAGGATTTTTTGGACAAGTTAGAAAG GTGACTCACAGAGAGACTGGGGAGGTTATGGTGCTAAAGGAAATGCTGAACTGTAATGAAAACACAAGCTCAGGATTCTTAAATGAG gtTGCATTGCTCAAAAGCTTGAATCACCCAAATGTACTTAGATTTATTGGGATACTGTACAAAGACAAAGTTCTGAACTTAATCATTG AATACATATCTGGGGGAAATCTGCGTCAAGCTTTAAAGGACAAG GGTAAAGAATTGTCATGGTTGCAGCGAGTCAAGTTTGCAAAAGACATTGCAGCTGGAATG GCTTACCTCCATTCAATGAACGTTATGCATCGAGATCTGAATTCAAAAAACTGCCTTGTGGCAACTGATGTG GAGACCGGAGAGATGTCAGTGGTCGTAGCTGATTTTGGTTTAGCTCGGGTCCTCAGGGATAGGCCAGCCTCACCTAAGAATTACGTGACTTCAACCAATTGGTCACCTTCAAATACTTCCCGACCACTTCTGATTCCTGGACACAAGCCGCCTCCACCGAAGAAAAG ATATACTGTGGTCGGAAGCCCGTATTGGATGGCACCGGAAATGTTGAATG GTTTGACGTACAATGAACAAGTCGATGTATTTTCGTTTGGTATAACAACATGCGAG ATTATTGGCCGAGTTAAAGCAGATCCTGATTATATGCCACGAACTCAG GACTTCGGTTTGGACGAgaagaaattcaaagaagaattCTGCGAAAATTGCCCAGAACTGTTCTACAGAATAGCTTTCCTCTGCTGTCACCTTGATCCAGATAAGAG GCCTGAGTTTTGTGACCTGGAGAAATGGCTTGAATCGCTAGCACTTCATTTAGAGGTCGGCCTTCCACTCCCCTCTGGAATGGTATTCACGCTCTTTCCCTCTAATCTCATGCGAAAAATCAGCGAATCAAGCGAATGA
- the LOC141893630 gene encoding CD151 antigen-like, with protein MQAKDVIKWSIMGFLTLFFLSGLSLIIFGITIPTPFGDYLTMKGVAFPVNYTLRIAILSLLLIMTASHFFAITKENHRLLTLLGMLFIILFMVEFILAIIYFTMASEVNVTKKKLSNGMQMLAEYGVDEKVTQAFDQIQRTYACCGISDYRDWFTSKWAAAQGKNNRVPSSCCKFPAPTCGYDMDTKNPIDVINILGCSGLHFSYEDRKKFVGGVGLAIGLFNLFALLCCIIFTFCFNSARGISAIDALKGAEPGDDPVGRGTSSSTPGSTRRPPPKSALRASKEMLTEDDDDDDLPLDAYKDLRDKSQM; from the exons ATGCAAGCAAAAGATGTTATAAAATGGTCGATCATGGGATTTCTGACACTGTTTTTCCTCTCTGGTTTGTCATTAATCATCTTTGGTATCACTATACCCACACCGTTTGGAGACTATCTTACAATGAAAGGTGTTGCTTTTCCCGTGAACTACACACTAAGAATCGCAATTCTTTCCCTGCTATTAATAATGACAGCTTCTCACTTCTTTGCCATAACGAAGGAAAACCATCGGCTTCTGACACTGCTCGGTATGTTATTCATTATACTATTCATGGTTGAATTTATCTTGgctataatttattttaccatGGCGAGTGAAGTGAATGTGACTAAAAAGAAACTCTCAAATGGCATGCAAATGTTGGCGGAATATGGAGTGGACGAAAAAGTGACTCAGGCCTTCGATCAAATCCAGCGGACATACGCGTGCTGTGGAATATCGGACTACCGTGATTGGTTTACTTCAAAGTGGGCAGCAGCCCAG GGAAAAAACAACCGAGTCCCATCATCATGCTGTAAATTCCCAGCACCAACTTGTGGATATGACATGGACACTAAGAATCCTATTGATGTTATTAACATTCTGGGTTGTTCAGGGCTACACTTCTCTTACGAAGACCGTAAGAAGTTTGTGGGAGGGGTGGGTCTTGCCATTGGCCTCTTTAATCTGTTTGCATTGTTGTGTTGTATCATATTTACATTCTGTTTTAACTCGGCCAGAGGAATTAGTGCTATCGATGCGCTCAAAGGAGCAGAACCTGGCGACGACCCAGTAGGGCGGGGGACATCCAGTAGCACGCCGGGATCCACGCGGCGACCCCCACCAAAATCGGCCCTGCGCGCTTCCAAGGAAATGTTGACTgaagatgatgacgatgacgatttACCACTGGACGCTTATAAAGATTTACGTGATAAGTCCCAGATGTAA